Proteins co-encoded in one Methanothermobacter sp. genomic window:
- a CDS encoding DNA polymerase domain-containing protein, whose protein sequence is MVDNLKKEIISQVEKFLDYINNKLPEGMELEYEGFYRRGFFVTKKRYALIEDNTIIVKGLELVRRDWAPIAKKTQQMVLRAILEEGSPRKAKDIIRRVIRDIKEGNVRVEDLIIHTQITKNLDEYKQVGPHIVAARRSLKKGRRIERGSIIRYIIVKGKEPISQRAVPAEDFKGEYDPDYYIENQVLAAVSRIITSLGYSTDDLLMLAKGERQSSLDAFL, encoded by the coding sequence TTGGTTGATAACCTGAAAAAGGAGATAATTTCCCAAGTTGAGAAATTCTTAGATTACATCAATAATAAGCTCCCAGAGGGGATGGAACTCGAATATGAGGGATTCTACCGGAGGGGTTTCTTCGTAACCAAGAAGAGATATGCTCTAATCGAGGATAATACTATCATAGTCAAGGGCCTTGAACTAGTAAGGAGGGACTGGGCGCCAATAGCCAAGAAGACACAGCAGATGGTTCTCCGGGCAATACTAGAGGAAGGATCACCCAGAAAGGCTAAAGATATTATAAGGAGGGTTATAAGGGATATTAAAGAGGGTAACGTGCGAGTCGAGGACCTTATCATACATACACAGATTACCAAGAACCTTGACGAATATAAGCAAGTAGGCCCCCATATAGTGGCAGCTAGAAGATCACTTAAAAAGGGTAGGCGGATTGAAAGAGGATCCATAATCCGCTACATTATAGTGAAAGGGAAAGAACCAATTAGTCAAAGGGCGGTTCCGGCTGAAGATTTCAAGGGGGAGTATGACCCTGATTATTATATAGAGAATCAGGTTCTAGCTGCTGTATCCCGTATAATAACTTCACTTGGATACTCAACGGATGATCTTCTCATGTTGGCGAAGGGTGAAAGACAGAGTAGCCTAGACGCATTCCTTTAG
- a CDS encoding 30S ribosomal protein S8e: MAIWQGRSKRKPTGGRLKKSRGKRKYELGREAAETRIGERKMRIIRTMGGNRKFRLVTDTHINVVDPDTNKVEVAEILNVVENKANPHFVRRNIITKGAIVETSKGLARVTSRPGQHGILNGILIKK, from the coding sequence ATGGCGATATGGCAAGGTAGGTCCAAGAGAAAACCAACAGGTGGAAGGTTGAAAAAGAGTAGAGGCAAAAGGAAATATGAACTTGGAAGGGAAGCCGCGGAGACAAGAATCGGTGAAAGGAAGATGAGGATAATAAGGACAATGGGGGGTAACAGGAAGTTTAGGCTTGTAACAGACACCCATATAAATGTGGTTGACCCTGACACCAATAAGGTGGAAGTTGCAGAAATACTGAATGTGGTAGAGAATAAGGCCAACCCTCACTTCGTAAGGAGGAATATCATAACAAAGGGTGCAATCGTAGAGACGAGCAAAGGCCTTGCTAGGGTAACTTCAAGACCTGGCCAACATGGCATACTCAATGGCATATTAATCAAAAAATGA